The Colletotrichum higginsianum IMI 349063 chromosome 2, whole genome shotgun sequence genome has a segment encoding these proteins:
- a CDS encoding GDSL-like Lipase/Acylhydrolase — translation MTWTPPVHLQFLAAVASLKLVIGLTKRVFYYAVTSGAAGSPEPSQCAVVVFIAVGVVGVSLVIGRWNLAASSTASLTSESIVPSAMRAAMPCKQPRGDCGLQRGVGFCWLPAETARQVSSFCLSTAIQSPLTQENALDDGIHNHPPHKQPDFLISSLGNTSSLVSATVFEMARPYPQIVLFGDSLFQGSAVTFDGFSFQAELQCRVMRRYDVVNRGFSGWNTANAVKYLPEMFPPPSDSGPQLKYLLVLLGANDAVQPMNTTTQHVPLKVYKENLVKIVTHPNITAHKPKILLVTPPPIDEIRITQLDLAWGHSKPTRTSKISAEYTQAARDVAADVPGVTLIDLWQALMDHAVSKTPGFKAGGPLLGTPELGEQGGLAGLLPDGLHMSGEAYRVFYETVAPHIGQEWAGLPEDDRTGYVFPDWRDLNPPA, via the exons ATGACATGGACCCCACCAGTCCACCTCCAATTTCTCGCTGCCGTTGCGAGCTTGAAGCTTGTGATAGGTCTTACCAAGCGAGTATTTTATT ACGCAGTCACAAGTGGGGCGGCTGGTAGTCCAGAGCCATCACAGTGTGCTGTCGTTGTTTTTAttgctgttggtgttgttggtgttaGTCTCGTAATCGGTAGGTGGAACCTGGCCGCCAGTTCG ACGGCCAGCCTGACCAGTGAGAGTATCGTGCCTTCGGCTATGCGGGCTGCCATGCCGTGCAAGCAGCCCCGCGGTGATTGCGGACTTCAGAGGGGGGTCGGTTTCTGCTGGTTGCCTGCAGAGACTGCTCGTCAAGTGAG TTCATTCTGTCTCAGCACAGCAATACAATCTCCTCTTACACAGGAGAACGCTCTTGACGACGGGATACATAATCACCCTCCACATAAGCAACCCGACTTCCTCATTTCATCTCTTGGCAACACATCGTCCTTGGTTTCCGCAACGGTTTTCGAGATGGCC AGGCCCTACCCTCAGATCGTGCTCTTCGGAGACTCGCTCTTCCAGGGCTCTGCCGTGACGTTTGACGGTTTCTCGTTCCAGGCAGAACTCCAATGCC GTGTGATGCGCCGCTACGATGTGGTCAACCGCGGCTTCTCCGGTTGGAACACGGCGAACGCCGTCAAATACCTCCCAGAGATgtttcctcctccctcggACTCCGGACCGCAACTGAAGTATCTC TTGGTGCTTCTCGGCGCAAATGATGCTGTCCAGCCCATGAACACCACGACGCAGCATGTCCCATTGAAGGTGTACAAGGAGAACCTTGTCAAGATCGTCACGCACCCCAACATCACAGCCCACAAGCCGAAAATCCTACTCgtcacgccgccgcccattGACGAGATCCGCATCACCCAGCTCGATCTGGCCTGGGGCCACTCTAAGCCGACGCGGACCTCCAAGATCAGCGCCGAGTACACTCAGGCGGCTCGAGACGTGGCGGCTGATGTGCCCGGTGTGACACTGATCGACCTGTGGCAGGCGCTGATGGACCATGCCGTGTCCAAGACGCCCGGTTTCAAGGCCGGAGGGCCCCTGCTCGGCACGccggagctcggcgagcaggGCGGGCTGGCGGGTCTTCTTCCGGACGGCCTCCACATGAGCGGCGAGGCGTACAGAGTTTTCTACGAGACGGTGGCGCCTCACATCGGACAGGAGTGGGCAGGCTTGCCCGAGGACGACCGTACGGGCTACGTCTTCCCGGACTGGCGCGATCTGAACCCTCCAGCATAG